In a single window of the Neodiprion virginianus isolate iyNeoVirg1 chromosome 1, iyNeoVirg1.1, whole genome shotgun sequence genome:
- the LOC124296796 gene encoding uncharacterized protein LOC124296796, with translation MQLLVLILLGCFNLITTQVRSEDISLTREPLGDIFILDESSTETCDELSSRTASPIFLAPSSLGIQISNSSHTCQCSPKLPVFREDLSICVDGIHECGEATFVNNTEVSEKVPYVFLPQQGQLIYPYAEIRIEGVKTPLCKVTGAQQLSRGGWSELRNLSTGDLPLKFVTYEGRSYLQWVGEAELRDATEGRVVRVHLVCRDVDREKRAPDVFTPCVAFRVAGSPAKNSIREVVFFNDAQVSQGLSAIEYTAIGLSSVVLALIYVASVLLYLHTRRTKRRRVEEPESGLGTGRDNIGIVKSNPLLAAGRHFESDDNSGRSESELGDELPQSDSDHGFENVTSAVVHPHCAYSSDSDGMFGSGSILGERLPEEDVRIVETIENTQHHESSSLPGTQRRKLYFNPAYFDRQLLLAPPPAAIEFLFKIREVISIAKHKMAAKRFVPTLVGIPEEETGLERNGRTGLHRRGSSAQGSVARSKKSQSCTGCPGCRESQPSLPVLPAPSHLCLGESRIRAWLEDVKPPEKKWKDAEDSRRNFAENARSFAKNLEYLKEMAKSDFGSPERANKHMSSSWKDNPPMLRTFQNIAKSEIMENDDRLSVSKRSTRSMFEESNFNRYHNMCSSNIQTLDMNDTVNAKVRKAIENSFIKQMEENATLESLQSLEKKLMDPLMLRDGRVTPTSSHKSAKSSSNDSVPKTPTKRSKKSRAPPAPKKLPDMIKELPNGKYPAKKLMDEVIQEMVVAKALEHRPKLAKATDFEVDSLERSKSSLKSSSSPDSTDRHSSPALSTALPLDEELTMQNAIFNVKTGAMTISKLKSEALESKTAPKTTLSELILPRPQSYSLVSEVYVNDGYASPAGSESSGPEIQYEPENPGHLTIKVLDSPENYVKQDDSEYEPDTLDRKPMKLKINEDVSYGKGNLDEVYVDSLERPAHISLRSKGSFRTEDSKGNETAPFQRSYGSLREIYEARLRSNLKNSALLSSTRSLNGDPEVDAYSWQKDKYLTPEMKHIKRQRKPQNQPDVVPTPIDESIYQQPKPPRLIEGLMTKPPLPPPKNGRDRSCVDTGSPAASEITSVPVNYYSAGKQFINDINDANEPCLCRQKRNVMSNSFESLATLNYVEKKPYLSRNDSRKTVIGDTAADSHWRVNDYASREYENVSSLRINANPQKSKGRIPLFPIDTKSYPPVRKTMSSLRHSGSEKRARQSTAEPRCLISEGCITFLAPDQRSPPSKNAGHRNGGRIRTVPGIQVQHAGYKVEDSGYLSSTDSNGSHKRLLRQDVSSVSETDETESACDGASESGAESIGTDSVFFGNFRKLSEMSSFSKSVDSGVDLNVRNPYFQAFGIRNEGGVLERPSYAASDSETDSFMTVLPLAGSKRNSLIL, from the exons AATGCGGCGAGGCTACATTCGTCAATAATACCGAAGTCTCCGAGAAGGTTCCCTACGTCTTTCTACCTCAGCAAGGACAGCTGATCTACCCTTATGCTGAAATACGCATCGAAG GGGTTAAGACTCCGTTGTGCAAAGTGACTGGTGCCCAGCAACTGAGCCGAGGGGGATGGTCCGAGTTGCGGAATCTGTCAACCGGGGACCTGCCATTGAAGTTTGTGACGTACGAGGGACGGAGCTACTTGCAG TGGGTAGGAGAAGCCGAGCTGCGGGATGCGACGGAGGGACGAGTCGTCCGTGTGCATTTGGTGTGCCGAGACGTGGACCGGGAGAAGCGGGCTCCTGATGTATTCACTCCTTGCGTGGCCTTCCGGGTGGCCGGCTCTCCGGCGAAGAACA GCATTCGAGAGGTGGTGTTCTTCAACGATGCCCAAGTCTCCCAGGGCCTGTCCGCCATCGAGTACACCGCCATCGGATTATCCTCGGTTGTTCTCGCCCTGATATACGTTGCCAGCGTTCTCCTTTACCTCCACACGAGGAGGACCAAGCGGAGACGCGTTGAGGAACCGGAGTCCGGCCTGGGCACCGGCCGCGACAACATCGGGATCGTCAAGAGCAACCCTCTCCTAGCAGCCGGACGCCATTTCGAAAGCGACGACAACAGCGGACGCAGCGAAAGCGAGCTTGGAGACGAGCTTCCGCAAAGCGACAGTGACCATGGCTTTGAAAAT GTCACTTCAGCGGTGGTTCATCCGCATTGCGCGTACAGTTCAGACTCCGACGGGATGTTCGGGTCCGGTTCGATACTCGGGGAACGTCTGCCCGAAGAGGATGTTCGGATTGTGGAAACAATCGAGAACACCCAACACCATGAGAGCTCCTCACTGCCGGGCACCCAGAGACGGAAGCTGTACTTTAACCCGGCGTACTTTGACAGGCAACTACTACTG GCCCCACCTCCGGCCGCCATAGAGTTTCTATTCAAAATACGCGAAGTCATCTCCATAGCGAAACACAAGATGGCTGCGAAGCGATTCGTCCCGACGCTTGTTG GGATTCCGGAGGAGGAGACTGGCCTGGAACGAAATGGACGAACGGGTCTTCATCGCCGGGGAAGCTCGGCTCAGGGATCTGTCGCAAGATCGAAAAAGTCTCAGAGCTGCACCGGATGCCCAGGTTGCCGCGAGTCGCAGCCAAGTTTGCCGGTGCTTCCGGCACCGTCGCACTTATGCCTGGGAGAAAGCAGGATACGTGCATGGTTGGAGGACGTGAAGCCGCCGGAAAAAAAGTGGAAGGACGCGGAAGACAGTAGACGGAACTTTGCAGAGAACGCGAGATCCTTCGCGAAGAATCTTGAGTACCTCAAGGAGATGGCCAAGAGCGACTTCGGCAGCCCCGAGAGGGCCAATAAGCACATGTCCTCCTCATGGAAGGACAATCCGCCGATGCTGAGGACCTTCCAAAACATCGCGAAGAGTGAGATAATGGAAAACGACGACCGCCTCAGCGTCTCGAAACGTTCGACCAGGTCCATGTTTGAGGAGTCGAACTTCAACCGGTACCACAACATGTGCAGCAGCAACATCCAGACCCTGGATATGAACGACACGGTGAACGCGAAGGTGAGGAAGGCCATAGAGAACTCGTTCATCAAGCAGATGGAGGAGAACGCGACTCTCGAGTCGCTGCAATCGCTGGAAAAGAAGCTGATGGATCCGCTAATGCTGAGAGATGGACGAGTGACGCCCACGAGTTCACACAAGTCGGCCAAGTCATCGTCGAACGATTCGGTGCCCAAGACACCGACAAAGAGGTCGAAGAAGTCACGCGCACCACCAGCCCCGAAAAAGCTCCCCGACATGATCAAGGAGCTTCCGAACGGTAAATATCCCGCCAAGAAGCTCATGGACGAGGTGATCCAGGAAATGGTTGTCGCGAAGGCGCTCGAGCACAGGCCGAAACTGGCTAAGGCCACCGACTTCGAGGTCGATAGTTTGGAGCGCTCGAAGAGCAGTTTGAAGTCCTCTTCGTCCCCGGACTCTACGGATCGCCATTCGAGCCCGGCTCTGTCGACAGCGCTGCCTCTCGATGAGGAACTGACCATGCAGAACGCGATATTCAACGTGAAGACGGGGGCGATGACGATCTCGAAGTTGAAGAGTGAGGCGTTGGAGAGTAAAACGGCACCGAAAACAACCCTTTCAGAGCTGATACTTCCCAGACCTCAGAGCTACTCACTGGTCAGCGAGGTGTACGTTAACGACGGGTACGCCAGCCCGGCCGGAAGCGAGTCCTCGGGGCCGGAAATCCAGTACGAACCCGAAAACCCTGGGCACCTGACCATCAAGGTACTCGACTCGCCGGAGAACTACGTGAAGCAGGACGACTCGGAGTACGAGCCGGACACGTTGGATCGCAAACCAATGAAGCTGAAGATAAACGAAGACGTCAGCTACGGCAAGGGTAACCTTGACGAGGTGTACGTCGACTCGTTGGAAAGACCAGCCCACATATCGCTACGCAGCAAGGGAAGCTTCAGAACCGAAGATTCGAAGGGTAACGAAACTGCACCGTTCCAACGGAGCTACGGAAGCCTGCGCGAGATCTACGAGGCCAGACTGAGGAGCAACCTGAAGAACTCTGCACTGCTGAGCAGCACGCGGTCCTTGAACGGGGACCCGGAGGTGGACGCTTACTCCTGGCAGAAGGACAAGTATCTTACCCCTGAAATGAAGCACATCAAGAGACAACGGAAGCCCCAGAACCAGCCTGACGTCGTTCCCACTCCGATTGACGAATCGATTTACCAACAGCCGAAACCACCGCGGCTGATAGAAGGCCTGATGACGAAGCCCCCCTTGCCACCGCCAAAAAACGGACGGGACAGGAGTTGCGTTGATACTGGTAGCCCTGCGGCCAGCGAGATCACTTCTGTCCCAGTTAATTATTACTCCGCGGGGAAGCAATTCATCAATGACATTAACGACGCGAACGAGCCTTGCCTCTGTCGCCAGAAGAGGAACGTTATGTCGAACAGCTTCGAGTCGTTGGCCACCTTGAACTACGTCGAGAAGAAGCCGTACCTGTCGAGGAACGACAGTAGAAAGACAGTAATCGGCGATACGGCTGCGGACTCACACTGGCGAGTCAACGACTATGCGTCCAGAGAATACGAGAATGTATCGTCCCTGCGCATCAATGCCAATCCCCAGAAGTCCAAGGGCAGGATCCCCCTGTTTCCGATTGACACGAAAAGCTACCCTCCGGTTAGGAAGACCATGTCAAGTCTCAGGCATTCCGGATCCGAGAAGAGAGCCAGACAATCGACGGCCGAGCCGAGGTGTCTAATTTCCGAGGGGTGCATCACCTTCCTGGCACCGGACCAGCGTTCGCCGCCATCGAAGAACGCCGGACATCGAAACGGAGGTCGTATCCGAACGGTACCAGGGATCCAGGTCCAGCATGCCGGCTACAAGGTCGAGGACAGTGGGTACCTCAGCAGCACGGACAGCAACGGGTCCCATAAACGGCTATTGAGGCAAGACGTCAGCAGCGTTTCGGAAACGGATGAAACGGAGTCGGCTTGTGACGGGGCGAGCGAAAGCGGGGCGGAGAGCATCGGCACGGACAGTGTGTTCTTTGGCAACTTCCGGAAGCTCTCGGAGATGTCGAGCTTCTCGAAGAGCGTCGATTCCGGGGTGGATCTGAACGTGCGGAACCCGTACTTCCAGGCCTTTGGCATCAGGAATGAAGGCGGGGTTTTAGAGCGGCCGAGTTACGCCGCCAGCGATAGCGAAACCGATAGCTTTATGACCGTTCTACCGCTGGCAGGTAGTAAACGGAATAGTTTGATTTTATAG